The following are from one region of the Paenibacillus protaetiae genome:
- a CDS encoding response regulator, translating to MLNIVVVDDEERIRLGLGKLIRQAGEHYRVVGQFASGSDLLEQMEALKPDLIITDVKMPRMNGLQLMEKVKEGGWPAKVAVLSGYDDFHFVREALRQGAVEYLLKPVDLKELQRLLEHVHEQTELERGEDPLEAEKLLSFLLCSDEKRMTRQLFEEVCARLDRMPLLRQHYAVLLMRNMPMLPDGKLQQLMDERWGERRIIPYDAGRLAVLLPIGQLDHPQSVREKAVMLMQCLPAGTRAKIGISDVYCGSRWLPQAMLEAEQSFEHAWYSREMRSCSDGKRCKTAKEERLRLLRMVDQELIPALQLGESGPAIAIVNRWLDDSERLRLSWEELREGCSDLEALIAEALKQRSLHIAEEDAVFPEAYENWEAFAEALRRNVAGKAAAFEASSHENRAVEKIKQYILEHYTEELELQRLAEFVFLTPSYLSKLFKTETGETITDYIISVRIQQAKLLLRRDHNLKTYEIGERVGYADPAYFTKVFKKTTGKTPKEYRDLVR from the coding sequence ATGTTAAATATTGTAGTGGTTGACGACGAAGAGCGCATCCGGCTCGGCCTCGGCAAGCTGATCCGGCAGGCGGGGGAGCATTACCGGGTTGTCGGGCAGTTTGCTTCCGGCAGCGATCTGCTGGAACAGATGGAAGCTTTAAAGCCGGACTTGATCATTACGGATGTGAAAATGCCCCGTATGAACGGCCTGCAGCTGATGGAGAAAGTAAAGGAAGGCGGATGGCCGGCTAAAGTGGCCGTATTAAGCGGCTACGACGATTTTCATTTCGTTCGTGAGGCGCTCCGCCAAGGCGCTGTCGAATATTTATTGAAGCCGGTAGACTTGAAGGAACTGCAGCGGCTGCTGGAACATGTCCATGAACAAACGGAGCTCGAGCGCGGAGAGGACCCCCTTGAAGCGGAAAAGCTTCTCAGTTTTCTTCTTTGCTCGGACGAGAAGCGGATGACCAGGCAGCTGTTTGAAGAAGTGTGCGCAAGATTGGACCGGATGCCGCTGCTCCGGCAGCATTATGCTGTCCTTCTCATGCGGAACATGCCGATGCTGCCGGACGGGAAGCTCCAGCAGCTGATGGATGAACGGTGGGGAGAGCGCCGGATAATTCCTTACGATGCCGGCAGGCTGGCGGTTCTGCTTCCGATCGGCCAGCTTGACCATCCGCAGTCGGTCCGGGAAAAGGCGGTTATGCTGATGCAGTGCCTTCCGGCCGGGACACGCGCCAAGATCGGAATCAGCGATGTTTATTGCGGCAGCCGCTGGCTTCCGCAGGCGATGCTGGAGGCGGAGCAGTCGTTTGAGCATGCCTGGTACAGCCGGGAGATGCGCAGCTGCTCGGACGGGAAAAGATGCAAGACAGCCAAGGAAGAGCGGCTGCGCCTGCTTCGCATGGTGGATCAGGAGCTTATTCCCGCTCTGCAGCTTGGCGAGTCCGGGCCGGCTATTGCGATTGTGAACCGGTGGCTTGACGATAGTGAGAGGCTCCGGCTCAGCTGGGAAGAGCTGCGTGAAGGCTGCTCTGACCTGGAGGCGCTTATTGCGGAGGCATTAAAGCAGCGTTCGCTGCACATTGCGGAAGAAGACGCTGTTTTTCCTGAAGCGTATGAGAACTGGGAAGCGTTCGCTGAAGCGCTTCGCCGCAATGTAGCCGGTAAAGCGGCTGCGTTTGAAGCTTCATCCCACGAGAACCGGGCCGTGGAGAAAATCAAGCAGTATATCCTTGAGCATTATACCGAGGAGCTGGAGCTGCAGCGGCTGGCGGAGTTTGTTTTTTTGACGCCAAGTTATTTAAGCAAGCTGTTTAAGACGGAAACGGGAGAAACGATTACCGATTATATAATTTCTGTCCGTATTCAGCAGGCTAAGCTGCTGCTCCGCCGCGATCACAATTTAAAAACTTATGAGATCGGGGAGCGGGTCGGATATGCCGATCCAGCTTATTTTACAAAGGTGTTTAAGAAAACAACCGGAAAAACGCCGAAGGAATACCGTGATCTTGTTAGGTGA
- a CDS encoding carbohydrate ABC transporter permease, whose protein sequence is MFNFSYKTQRYLILFGFLTIPVLLSLTFSYYPAVSLFYYSLTDWTGLGWDMHFIGLDNYKEIFTKPEVFGVLKNNAYYFIGGLVQVALALYFAVILNGRLRGKNGFRAALFLPYVLHSVATVIMFKNVYHGEYGSLNMLLGAIGLESWQQSWLGNKHLVNISLAFISMWKFMGLNMVVFIGALQSIPSDLYEAASIDGASGWQKFRYITLPSIRSVMELMLILTLTGALEAFDIPYVMLLGANGTSTFVIQTVNTAFKYQNFGLASAMAVVLLLMVLLFIVIQRKLLFRGEK, encoded by the coding sequence TTGTTCAATTTCAGTTACAAAACCCAGCGATACCTGATTTTATTTGGTTTTTTGACGATCCCGGTGCTTTTATCGCTGACCTTCTCGTATTATCCGGCTGTTTCGTTGTTTTATTACAGCTTGACCGACTGGACAGGGCTGGGCTGGGATATGCATTTTATCGGCTTGGATAACTACAAGGAAATTTTTACGAAGCCGGAAGTATTCGGAGTGCTCAAGAACAACGCTTATTATTTTATCGGCGGGCTTGTCCAGGTCGCGCTGGCGCTATATTTCGCCGTTATTTTGAATGGGAGGCTGCGCGGCAAAAACGGTTTTCGCGCGGCATTGTTTTTGCCGTATGTGCTGCACAGCGTCGCAACGGTCATTATGTTCAAAAACGTTTACCACGGAGAATATGGGTCGCTGAATATGCTGCTTGGCGCAATCGGACTGGAATCTTGGCAGCAAAGCTGGCTTGGCAATAAGCATCTGGTTAATATTTCGCTGGCTTTTATATCCATGTGGAAGTTTATGGGGCTTAATATGGTCGTTTTTATCGGGGCGCTGCAATCCATTCCAAGCGATCTGTACGAAGCGGCTTCGATCGACGGCGCGTCGGGCTGGCAGAAGTTTCGCTACATTACTTTACCGAGCATTCGCAGCGTAATGGAACTGATGCTTATTTTGACGCTGACCGGCGCATTGGAAGCTTTTGATATTCCGTATGTGATGCTGCTTGGCGCCAATGGAACCTCTACCTTTGTCATTCAGACCGTCAATACGGCATTTAAGTACCAGAACTTTGGCCTTGCGTCTGCGATGGCAGTCGTGCTGCTGCTTATGGTGCTGCTGTTTATTGTTATTCAGAGAAAGCTGCTGTTTAGAGGGGAGAAATGA
- a CDS encoding carbohydrate ABC transporter permease, which produces MEREGSVGFAVFKYVTIAVALFVVFFPIYSVVIGAFKTQVEYYQSGLSLPKDFFYLDNFSKVIDVGGLMLGFRNILVILFIAVAGNVVFGTMVAYALGRFEFKLRKTIMGMYLVAQVIPMVTTQVATFTIIQHLHLYNTMGAPILLYLGADVLQIVIYLQFVGSIPRDLDESAMIEGASLFRIYRSIIFPLLGPATATLIILKSISIYNDFYTPYLYMPSQKLKVVSTAIYSFIGPNAAQLNVISAGILLIFIPTVVLFLFMQRYIFAGVTNGSVK; this is translated from the coding sequence ATGGAGCGGGAAGGTTCGGTCGGATTTGCCGTATTTAAATACGTTACGATTGCGGTTGCCCTTTTTGTTGTCTTTTTTCCAATCTATTCGGTTGTGATCGGAGCGTTCAAAACACAGGTCGAATATTATCAGTCAGGGCTGAGCCTGCCGAAAGATTTCTTTTATTTGGATAACTTTTCCAAAGTGATCGACGTAGGCGGCTTGATGCTAGGCTTCCGTAATATACTTGTTATTCTCTTTATTGCCGTAGCGGGCAATGTCGTCTTTGGCACGATGGTGGCTTATGCGCTTGGCCGGTTTGAGTTTAAGCTGCGGAAAACGATTATGGGCATGTACCTGGTTGCCCAAGTCATTCCGATGGTCACAACGCAGGTCGCAACGTTTACGATTATCCAGCATCTCCACTTGTACAACACGATGGGCGCGCCGATCCTGCTTTATCTTGGGGCCGATGTGCTGCAGATCGTCATCTATTTGCAATTCGTCGGCAGCATTCCGCGTGATCTGGACGAAAGCGCGATGATCGAAGGAGCGTCCCTGTTCCGGATTTACCGCTCGATTATTTTCCCGCTGCTCGGCCCGGCTACGGCGACATTAATTATTTTGAAATCCATTTCGATTTATAACGATTTTTATACCCCCTATTTGTATATGCCGAGCCAGAAGCTTAAAGTGGTGTCCACGGCGATCTACTCGTTTATTGGCCCGAATGCGGCTCAGCTGAATGTGATATCTGCCGGTATTCTCCTCATTTTTATTCCGACGGTGGTATTGTTCCTGTTTATGCAGCGCTATATCTTTGCCGGCGTTACCAATGGATCGGTTAAGTAA
- a CDS encoding ABC transporter substrate-binding protein — MKKGWAAATLLAMTVAILAACSGNNSSSNSTNSPSPSTAPTADASQAPSGDASAAPAELGGKLKVLTQRTDLVNDGTMDRYAKKFKEKYPKAEIEFEGLTNYATDIQVRLTTGEAGDVLMIPAGLATSEFSKYFEPLPDSMFDNVYFADNTLYDGKRYGISTGVNTQGIVYNKKAFAAAGIDKVPATLDELYADADKLKAANIIPLYMNFGAQWPMGNWGDGTAWYISGDPQFASKQVALDAPFQVDSPWGEIANIGRTFVQKGWVEKDLYTNNWEMSKGEVASGKAAMYFLGNWVIPQVIGAGASSDDIGFFPFPYDNSGKYNAPLGSDYFVAVSKDSKNKELATAWVDFFVKESGYVEESGFMPIDKTKQAANPQLAQFQSFNPTLIESEATDPKFNEIANKAQIGIGVGDYVQEYIVADDLKAAFDKLNAKWKEAKTALGY; from the coding sequence ATGAAAAAAGGATGGGCAGCAGCAACGCTTCTTGCAATGACCGTAGCGATTTTGGCCGCATGCAGCGGCAATAACAGCAGCTCCAACAGCACGAACAGCCCTTCGCCGAGCACAGCTCCAACCGCCGATGCCAGCCAGGCGCCTAGCGGGGATGCTTCTGCCGCGCCTGCCGAGCTGGGCGGCAAGCTGAAGGTGCTGACGCAGCGGACGGATCTCGTAAACGACGGTACGATGGACCGTTACGCCAAAAAGTTTAAAGAAAAGTACCCGAAAGCCGAAATTGAGTTTGAGGGCTTAACGAATTACGCAACGGACATACAGGTCCGTTTGACGACCGGCGAAGCGGGAGACGTGCTGATGATTCCGGCTGGCCTCGCAACAAGCGAGTTCAGCAAATATTTTGAACCGCTCCCGGATTCCATGTTCGATAATGTTTATTTCGCCGATAACACGCTGTATGACGGCAAGCGGTACGGCATTTCCACCGGCGTCAATACGCAGGGGATCGTATATAACAAAAAAGCGTTTGCCGCAGCAGGCATCGACAAAGTGCCGGCGACGCTTGATGAGCTTTATGCCGATGCGGATAAACTGAAAGCCGCCAACATCATTCCGCTGTACATGAACTTTGGCGCGCAGTGGCCGATGGGCAACTGGGGGGACGGCACGGCGTGGTATATTTCCGGCGACCCGCAGTTCGCCTCCAAACAGGTTGCGTTGGATGCGCCTTTCCAGGTTGACAGCCCGTGGGGGGAAATCGCCAATATCGGCCGCACTTTTGTACAAAAAGGCTGGGTAGAGAAAGATCTGTATACGAATAACTGGGAGATGTCCAAAGGCGAAGTAGCCAGCGGCAAAGCGGCTATGTACTTCCTTGGCAACTGGGTTATTCCGCAAGTTATCGGCGCAGGCGCTTCGTCCGACGATATCGGCTTCTTCCCGTTTCCGTACGACAACAGCGGCAAATATAATGCGCCGCTCGGCTCTGACTATTTTGTCGCGGTCAGCAAGGACAGCAAAAACAAGGAGCTGGCAACCGCCTGGGTTGATTTCTTTGTGAAGGAATCCGGTTATGTAGAGGAATCCGGCTTTATGCCTATTGATAAAACCAAACAAGCTGCCAATCCGCAGCTCGCACAATTCCAATCGTTTAATCCGACGCTTATCGAAAGCGAAGCTACGGATCCTAAATTCAACGAGATCGCCAATAAAGCACAAATCGGAATCGGTGTAGGCGATTATGTTCAAGAGTATATCGTGGCCGATGATTTGAAAGCCGCATTTGACAAACTGAATGCCAAATGGAAAGAGGCTAAAACCGCATTAGGGTATTAA